The genomic segment gaggaagaagagatacCTGCGGCATGACAAGCCTCCCTACACCTACTTGGCCATGATCGCCCTTGTGATCCAGGCTGCACCCTCCCGCAGGCTGAAGCTGGCCCAGGTGAGAGGACCCCCGCCCGCTCCCCCTCGCACTCGGTGATCGGACCTGTGCCCCTACGCGTCCTCCAATGGCCTGAGGCCCAGGCTCCGGCCTCCACCCAGACCTGGCCGTCCCAGCCATACCAGAGGGGCCAGTCCCGGCCTGGACACCCAGGGAGAGAGCTAAAGTGCTCGGGCAGACCCCTTCCTGGCGAGGCAGGCCACACAGTGGCGAGGGGAGGGGCAGCGTTGCCCCCACCCGCGCGCCCTGGCTTACGGCGCCCACCGCCCACCCGATGGTTTCAGATCATCCGTCAGGTCCAGGCCGCGTTCCCCTTCTTCAGGGATGATTACGAAGGCTGGAAAGACTCCATCCGCCACAACCTCTCCTCCAACCGGTGCTTCCGCAAGGTAGGGCAGGGCGAGGCTCGGAGCCTGGGACCGGGACGCCGGCGGAAATCCTGATATCCGGGGTCGTGCGGCCCCACCCaagcctgctcccctcccccaccaggtgCCCAAGGATCCCGCGAAGCCTCAGGCCAAGGGCAACTTCTGGGCGGTCGACGTGAGCCTGATCCCGGCCGAGGCGCTGCGGTTGCAGAACACGGCCCTGTGCCGGCGCTGGCAGAGCAGGGGCGCGAGGGGAGCCTTCGCCAAGGACCTCGGCCCCTACGTGCTGCACGGCCGGCCCTACCAGCCGCCCAGTCCCCAGTTGCCGCCCTGCGAGGGCTTCAGCATCAAGTCTCTGCTAGGGGACTCCGGGGAGGGGACACCGCGGAGCAGCCCCAGAAGGTCAGGCTCAGAGCGCTCAGGGGAGGGAGAGGTGCCTGCTGCACTCCCGCCCTGTGAGAAGCCTCTGTGGCCCGTCTGCCCCCTCCCAAGGCCCATCAGGGCAGAGGGGAAGACTTCCCAGGGGGAAAACAGAAAGCCCTCCGTCCTGTCCCCtgagcccagggcctggcctcTCCACTTAGTGCAGGGCACCCCAGACCCCGGGGTTCTCTCTGGTGGAGGTCACAGGGCCTCGCTGTGGGGACAGCTGCCCACCTCCTACTTGCCCATTTACACTCCCAACGTAGTGATGCCTTTGGCCCCACTGccacccacctcctgcccccGGTGCCCTCCCTCCACCAGCACAGGCTATTGGGGGGTAGCTCCGGAAACCCATGGCCCCACAAGGCTGCTCTGGGATTTagatgctctcttccagggggtGCCACCCAACAAAAGCATCTATGACGTGTGGGTTAGCCACCCCCGAGACCTGGCTACCCCCAGCCCAGGCTGGCTGCTCTCCTGGTACGGCCTGTgatgctcccagggcaggggctgcTTTCCTCTGCCACCCCTAGGCTTGTTGAGGAGAAACCAAGGTCTGTGTGACTCTGGCAGCCTGAGACAGAGGCACCAGCCACACTGCGAGTCCACATGTTTATTGGCTGCCCGAGAAGAGCTATGGCCCAGCAGGGCATCACCAGGCCCCGGTGGTTAGTCCTGTCTCTCCTACCCCTAGAGGCAAGGCTGGATGGAGCAGGGCTCTGCCTAGAGTAGCCCTTCCATTACCCTTCCTGGTCCCACCTTCTCCAGctttccatccatctatccatccatcaccAGCTGTCACCTCCCCTCCCTGGCtcgggctgggggagggaagacCTAATGGGGCTCCAGCCTAAAGCCCTGTCCTCCCTCAGCTGTTGCCTGGGAAAGAGGAAGCACCTTTGGGGGGAAGGGGATCGAGAATGGAGACCCTCCTTGGctttggtgatggtggtggggaggcAACAGTAAAGGAATAGACAACATTTCAACGCAAGTCTGATGAGATAGTGACTCTGGTGACCACTTGGCCGCGGTCTGCCTCTGTGGCCCTGGGATCCCCTGCTGTGCGCTATGATAACAGCAGATGGTGATaaggggggcgggtggggggggaggTGTGATAATTACCCCAGGCAGAGCACTCCTCCAGAGTGGGAGAGGAGGGTGGGCTCCAGCAGTCTAGGGGGCAGCGGCCCCCAGAGGTCAAGGAAGTCATGAGGGAATAGGGATTTTGCTGCCTCTGCCCGCAGAGATGTGACCCAGGCTCCTTGGGCAGGACTAGGAAGGCAGGTCCTCCGGTGGTGCCAGAGCCGAGCTGGAGCCGCTGTCTAGGCCGGGGCTTGGAGGGCTGCCGGGCGACGGCGTAGGGGTGCAGGGAGTCCCGGAGAGTGGTGTGTCGGTGCTCAGGGAGGAGGGCGTCCCGGAGCGGGGGGCCCTGCAGGGCCTGGCCGGCCCCAGCTCCACTCGGCCCACACGCTCGGCGAACTTGAGCGAGCACACGGTCTCGCCGAGATCCTCGGGCCGCGTGGAGATCTGCAGGTAGCAGCGCTGGTGGGCGTGCCCTGGTGGGCGGTGCCTGGCATGCAAATCCCTACCCTCCCCGCAGGCCGTCCCGCCCACCTGCAGCAGCAGCACCGCCGTGGCGCCCGGGCCCAGCGCCGGCTGCAGCAGGCGCGTCAGCTGCGAGTCGCGGAAGGGCACGTGGGGCCGGCGGGCCCGCAGCGCGGCCATCACGCCTCCCAGCGCCAGCAGCGAGCGGTTGATAGTCCGAGCCTCCCGTAGACGCTGGGCGCCGTCCCGGTCTTCCTGAGACGAGCTGGCCGCCCCCGCCTTCCAGGCGCGCTCGGACCCCGCCAGGTCGACGAGGTGCAGCGTGCCTGCAGGGGCGAGCGAGCCCGGCGTGGACGGAAGCCCGGCGTGGGTGCAGTGAGGCCCCCACAGGGCTCAGGCGCCGAAGTACCTGCGGTGCCGGGACCGCGCGATGGGGACGCTGTGCGCAGTGTCAGCGTGACCAGGGCATGCGAGCGAGAGCTGCGCTGGTTCATGGCGGTGGCGGCGGTGGCCCGGTTGCTCCTCCCCAGGCTCAGCATCTGCAGGACGGGTGGACAAGGGCTGGCCTGCAGCGGGGCCCGCGCCCCCAGTGCGGCTACAGGtcaggagcttggagggctgcgGAGCCCCACTGAGCAGCCTCACCTGGTGCAGAGATTCCAGGTTGGGCACGTCCCAGTGGGTGAGGCCGGCCACCTGGATTCCCCCCTGGCCTGCTGGGCCCTGCCTCACTGCCAGGCGCTGGGGAGGCCCTGGGGCAAGGAGGTCCCTGGTGAAAAAGGGTAGGGCTCCGTTGGGGGTTCTGGGGGGCGGAGACAGAAGAGGTTGGGGCTGggggcaaggcaggagacaccagGTGCCCCTGACCTGACAGCCTCGTTGTAGATCTCCACCATGCTGAGGGTCACACGGTGCTGCCCGCCTGTGCCCATCTCCCGGAACAGTGACTGCAGCGCCCTAGGAGCGATGCCGGGGTCCTCGGGCGGGCCCTGGGGATGGCATGGGGTGCCTCAGCAAGCTCACATCCCAGCCCCTGGCTCCGGAGCTCCCCAACTGCGTCCTTTCCCACCTCCATGCTGTAGGTCTTCCCCGTCCCTGTCTGACCGTAGGTGAAAATGCAGACACTGTAGCCCCCGAGGCAGGACAGCACAGCAGACTCCAGCTCCCTGAAGACCTAGGGGTGCAAGGGGTTTGGAAGGGCCCTAAGCCTGGGGCAAGATAACTTGACCATAACTTGATTCCCCTGGGAGGAGACTAGCTTTAGGGGAACGTAGGGAAAGTGAGGATCTCccaacagacagaggaggctCCCTGGACAAAGTGGCATTTCCAAGAATTTGCCAGCCAAAGAGGGAAGGAACATGACAAATAGCGGGAACAGAGTAATAGAGTCCTGATGACTGACTGCTTGGGAGACTTGGGGGTTTGGCTGTCAAGGGTCCAGACCCTGGGCTCGATGGCCAGGTTCAAACCCTAGATGGAATTGGAGGCAAATCACTCATCTTTTCCTCTGCAAGGTGGGGACTGTAGTGACacctgttgtgaggattaagcgAGAATGTGGAAAGAGGGCTAGTGCACCACGTGGCACGTGAAGGATGAACCCAGAGGGCCCATGGCTGGGGGTTGGCAGCAGCCAGGATCCTGAAGCCGTCCCTGGGCGGGTGCACAGAAGCAAGTAAAGGGGACATGGAGCTGGGACTTGGCATCCTGCTGGCAGCTGGACACCAGCAGCAGCCTCCTGAGCAATGACACAGTCAGGGTCAGCTACCATGCCCAGAGACGTCTGGTAACTGTGTGGAGCCAGTGCTGTCTGAAATGTTGATTGCCAGACACTAGAGCAGAACCCAGAACAGCCAGTGAGATGGCTCAGACTCCATGGCTAGAAAGGAGCACTAGGGGTGCTCCTGCAGAGAGGGGGCTCAGCTCCAGATGCCTTTAACTCTTTCCTCCAGAACCGGAGGGCCCTGTCCACCTGGAAGACAGTGCAAAAAGGGGCCCCTGTCCAGGGCTGTAGCTGGCATGGAGGCTGAAGACAGGGCAGGGGTGGTGTGGGGGTAAATGGAGGTACGTGGCAAACAGCTGTGGGGccccagaaagtgaaagagggagccCTGGCCACCTGCCAGGCACTCTCACCAGCCTGTCCCTGTGAGGCCACCACAGTCTGATCTCTGACAGCTCTGCCTCTCACCTCACCGTCCCAGCTCTCAGCCTTGTTCCTGAGCTAAGGAAGCTCCAGCTGCACAGTGTGTGTGCATTGGAGAGGGTGTGGTGGGCGCTGGGACTTAAGCCTCTGCTTTCCAGCTCCCTGGGTCTGGCAGcaaaggggaggagggcaggatcTGAGCAGGGCATTGGGAGAGCTCAGGTGCTGGAAGCTCACCTGTGCTCCCCACTCCCCTAACCACAAAGCAAGGAGGGGTACCCCCCTCAGAGTGGGTCAGTCTGAATAGTGGGCCAGGGGAGTGGAcagccagagaagcctgggggacgGAGGTCCCCGGGCACAGCAGGGCCCCAGCTGTGCCCTGCAGCCCTGCGGGACTGTCACCTCACGCACACTCTCCTGGCACAAAGTTACTTTCGAAAATGTTAATCTTCCTTTACCCCATAATTTGTCTTCCCCGGCCTGCAAGAGCTTGGTGGCCAGATGCAAAGGAAAAGCCCTGGGAGGAAAGCAGGTGCCCAGCTAGGATGCCAGCCCTGCTCCCAGGCCCCCCGGCTCCTCTCCCTTCCTTGCTGGAGTCCAGCCGCCCTCTCTCCTAGGAGGGCGGACAGACAGGAGCCTCCTGAGGACTCTCCAGGGTATCTGAGAGACACAGATCCAAGGGTGGAGCATCACCTCCTCCTGGCTGGCGTGCGGAGGGAAGACCCAGTCTAGGCGGAAGCGACGCTGGTGCCCTCGATAGCAGGTGGTAACAGTGCCACCCGGGCCAGGCTCTAAGCTCACCAGGCTGGAGGGTGTCCCTGGCCTCAGCCGACACAGCACACGGATGTTTCCTGGGGTGGAGATCAGGTCCAGGGGCTGCCTCCTAGGTCCTGAAGTGTGAAGAGCTTCCACATCCCCAACCTCTGCCACGCCAGCCCTTTGCTCCCCAAACCTGCTGTACCCTTGAGCTCCAGCAGCCGCCCTGGGCATCCAGGCAGAGGCCCCTGCCGCACCTCTGCGAGCTGAGTCCCAGCCCCATCAGCTGACAGTGCCCCCAGAGCCCAGGAAACCTGGGGGAACAGAGACGTAAGGGAGGGGCCGGCACAGGGAGGGGAGGCAGTGGAAACAGCTGGGGTATGCGGTGCTGAGGGCAGGATCTACTATGCAGCCCAGCTGTGGTGATCTACTGCTTTCTGTGGCTTCAGGCCCTAGTGGCCAGGGATGATCTCTCAGTGACCTGGGATGAAGCTCAGGGACCTGAGGAGAATGGTGGCTCCTGGCAACCGTGTGAGAGATCCACTGTCACCCCAGCCTGCACAGGACACAGTcactctggctccagagcccctggTCTCCGTCAGAGCAGACAACACCCTGGGAGTGGAAAGGAGGCGGGGACAGGGGCTCCCCAAGGGAAGGCCAATGAAAAGGCTGCCAGAGAGCAAGTGCGAGGGAGGGAGCAAGCAGTCCTGACCTGTCCCTGGGCTTCGCTCAGAGAACCCTGGCAGCTCTGGGTAAAGGTGCTGACGAGTCCCCGGAGGTCCCCACAGCCCTGACGCAAGCTGGCCATGCGAGCACGAAGTCCTGCGGGGGAGGCCATAGTGAGGGGAGGCCAGATGCCACGCCTCACCATGCGCTCCACAGCCCCAGAGCTTACCTGCCAGCTGCCCTCGCATCTGCTGCAGCTCCCTCCTGCAGTTCTGCTCAGTCTCCTGCTGGAGCTGCCGGAGGGCCCCCTGAAGGCCCTGCAGCTGCACCTCCTGCACCCCTAGCTgcccccacccaaccccacccCTGTCACTGAGGAAACAGGCACTTACCAGGCTCTGCCTCAGACACCCCCTTCCCAGCGCCCCAGActtcccagcccctgggcccagtGCCCACCTGGACTCGGAGGGCTTCCGTGGTGTCCTGGGCTTCTTGAAGCCGCCCCCGGAGCTCCAGCAGGGCTTCTGCCTCCTCCTGCAAGGGGAGTGGGAACCAGTCAAACTGTGGAGGCAGGAGGCAACTGGGGGGTACATTCCAGCTGCCCCATTTTACGGATGAGAAAGTTAAGAGAGGGTTGTAAAGCTGGTCACACATCCATGCCTCCCAATTCCATGCAAGGGTACTTTCCCCAAATCCTTTACTGGGAGAAGCCTTGGAGTGAAGTGAGGGGATTCTCAAGTGCCCCCACCGccccttttaaaaaaacatttattaggCTGTGTgagatcttcagttgcagcattcaaactcttagttgaggcatgtgggatctaattccctgcccagggatggaaacAGGCCTCCTGCATGAGAAGTGCAGAGGCTCAGCCCCAGGAGCACCAGGAGGGTCCCAGCGTCCGTCTCCTGAACAGGGCTGCCATGCACTTGCTGCCCACAGTCTGGGCCCAGGTCTGAAGGGTCAGAGCGTGAGTCCTGAGAAAGCACGGGCAGTGCTGCTGGAGAGCAGTTGTGCGGGAGCCCCAGGCTGCAGGGACAGTCGCAGCTAAGAAGCAGGATACCTGGGGGGCCCTGGTGTTGGGGGCAGGGCCCCAGTGCAGCAGGAGGTCCCGAGTAAGGCTCAAGCTCTGTTTCAGGGCTTTGTTCTCCAGAGTCAGATGCTGAACCCTTTTCTCTGAGTCTGTTGCTCCCTGTGAGAGAAGGAAGCCCTCAGGACTTACCTGGAGGCTGGTACCCTCTTGGGTCCTTCGTCCAGCCCCCATCCAGCAGCCTCACCACTCCCAGGCGCAGCtggcccagctcctcctcctgatgttccagctgctGCTTCAGCTCTTCCAActggaaaggagggaggggcacAGGGTGGAACACCTCCTTCCAGTCCCCTCCCAGACTCCCAGGCCCTTCCCAGGTGCCCAGGTCCCAGCTGCTCTGGACTCCTCACCTGTCCAAGGATGAGCTGTTCCAGCCGCTGCCAAGCCCTCTGGTCCTCCTCCAGCTGAGGAGGCTGCTGTCCCTGGGCCTCGCCCCTTTGTGAAAGGGAAGGGCTTTCTTCTTGCAATGGGgatcctggggtggggtggaCCCAATTAGAACAGAAGAGCTCTGTGGCCTGAAAGGGGGCAGCTCACATCTGGCTGCTTGGGTTCTGGGGGGCGTCAACCCCTGGTCAGACTCCCTCTTCAGCTCACTACTCCTTACGCACCAGCAGGAGGAGGGTGTTGCACCCCTGAGACAGGCTGCGTCCCCTGGGACAGGGCCTGCCTGCCCCTGGGACTTCGAATCCATGCCAGGAGAGCCAAGAGTTGACCAGTCACCGTCAACAGTGGGGGAACATCACCGGGCTGGGAAAGAAACAGGCATCAAAGTGGAGAAGAATGGGGGCCGGGTGGAGGGAAAACGGGGATGGATGGTGATCAGAGGACCTGCGGAGACAGAACAAGTTGCTGGAAGAGTTTCAACTGCTCACCTTGCTCAGGTCGGGAGGAGTCCCAAAGCTCTCTTCCGCCCCCAGCTGGACTGAGAGGAACTCGGCGAGACGCACGAGAGCCTCTTCCAGGGAGACCTCCGCCGGACAGCGCTCGGCTCCCCCTCCCGACCCATCCTCGGCCTCCGAAGAGCCTGCGAGGCCAGGGAGCGGGATGGGGAGGCGCGCTGGGTCTTGTGTTGGACGCCAGGCCACCAGCCGGCGCCTGCCAGGTCCCTCCCTGCATCTCTCAGCAGCGTTCCCGATGCACCAACAGTACCTACCGACCAGGCCGGTCAGCTCGGTCCACAGCTCAGCGGTTGGCTGGTAGGCGCGGCGGCGACTCCCGGGTTTACAGCGGGCGCTCTAGGGAGGCAGTGGGGGAGAGGCCCTGAGGAGAGGCCAGGCAGCCCGTGGGGTCCCTGCCTCCGGGAACTGAGCCCGGTGGCTGGCTCCGGGCTCTCAGCCTCCAACACCAGAGACGGGATCTTCGGCACGGGCCCTCTCCCGCGTCAGCGCCCGGGGACCTGCGAACCGTTCTCGGGAAAAGGGTAGCCGGCCGAGCTGAGCGCTCCCCCGCTCACCTGGGCCGGGTTTTCAGCGTCGGCGGCCGCCGCGGCCCCGCCATCCCTGCGGAAGAGGCTGTAGAAGATGTAGATGAGCAGCGAGTAGAAGGCGTACATGGGAGCGCGGGGCGGCAAAGGGCCCGGCTTCACGCCGCCCCGCGTCCCCGCGCCGACACCGCGCTCGCCCGCCGCAGAGCCCGTGCGCATGCTCCGGCGGCCGCCCCCTCGGCGCAGCCCCGCACCCTCTTCCAGTATCCCTACCAGTCCTCCGCGGAGGACCGCACGCGGAGCCAACCCTCAGAGGATGCTACCCGCAGGCGTCCAACCTCCCTATCCACGAACCTCCTGCTCGGCCCCTCCCCTCAAGGCCCGTCCTCGGCCCTTtccaggccccgccccggcccctccTCAGCCCCGCCCCTAAAAGCCCCTCCTCTCACCGCCCCTTCCTTCAACCCCACCTCACCGGCCTTCCTTTCACCGCTCCTTCCTCGAGCCCCTTCCCTCCCCGCAAACCATGGACTTGCGCGACCCATCCCAAGCCGAGACCCGcctcctcccagccccgcccATCTCTCACGTCCATCCGGCCCCATCTCGTCCCGGGGCCAGACTTCCTGgccccgcacccccccccccccccagccgcTCTACCCGCCGATCGTCTCGTTGGTCGGCGCTCGGAAGCCGCAGGCCGGGCGCGAGAGGCGGAGCAGCAGCCCGAGGGCGGCGCGGTGGGCTGGTCTGGGGCTCCAGCTCGCCGCTGCGTCGTGGTCGCGCAGCTCAGCGGCCTGAGTGCTGGGCTATTGCTCTTTCCCGACCGGGTTCCGAGGACGGCGCCTCCCCGAGCGCAGGGCCCTGCACCCTGACTTGGGTTCCACGACGCCAGAGATAACGCCCACCCAGCCCCGGCTCCTCACCGCATTTTCCCTTCCCGGCCTATTTAGGCCCTTCTTCCCCAAGGTTGTGGCGTCAGGGCTCCCGCGAGTTTCGGATGAGCCTATAACAATATTTAGAAATGGGACTCTGGAACCTGGGAGTACCGAAGAGACACCCTTAGGGCTCCCCGTCGCCGGCTTCTACATTCTTCTCAAGTTGAGGATCCCTTTCCTGTCCCCTTAAACTCACTACCGCCTGAGGTGTCATGACCCCCAGGCCAGGGGGCGAGTGGAGCTCCGCCCTGTCCCACCTGGCGCTGGGAGCAGTGTCTCTACACGCAGCCCTGAGCACTGCCCAGGTGAGTAcattggggtggggcaggggcgtAGCCTACTCCCAAATTCCTAGAGGGTGGTGGGAAGTTAGTGTGTGGGCCAGGCTTGCCTGAGACCCCCCCACACCCTCCCCTGCTTAAAGGGAGGTCCTGACCCTTTTTCCCCACATTTCCCTTCCCTTTGTTGACAGGCAAATCGAGGGGCCGCTGCTGGTTTCTTGCTCCAGGCCCTGGCCGCCGCCATCATGCTGGCTTCAGGGCTGGGCACGGATGAAGACTGTCTTGCTGGAGCCTGGGTGGCCACTGTCATTGGCCTGCCCCTTTTGGCATTCGATTTCCACTGGGTGAATGGGGACTGCTCCTCTGCCAACCTGCTTCTGGGAGGAGGCATGGTGCTGGCAGTGGCTGGTGACCACCTTGGTGCTGAGGGCCGCTCTGTGGCTGGTCAGGCAGTGGTGCTGGTGGTCGCAGTGACCATCCTCATTGTGGCCGTTTTCACAACCAACTCTTATGGAATGTGGGGGGGTGTGATGCTGGGTGCTGCAGGTCTTCTGAGCCGGCTGGAGGAggacagactgctgctgctgctgccgaaGGAGGACATCTGTCGCTGGGCCTTGGCAGGGGGCAGCTGGGCCTACCACCGGGCCTTGCACACACAGCGCCTACAGTGGGAGTGATGGCTGGAGACTACAAGGCAAAGCTTCTGCCCAGCTACCACCTTCCCGCTAGTGATAGACTCTCCTTCCTAAAGCCAGCTTTCTGCAGATTGACTATCTCCCTTTCTGGCTCAATGTGAAGGCTTGCCCAAAACCAAAATGAGGGGGACCGGGTCCCAGGCACGTTCTCAGACTTGATTTTGGGCAGGCCATGGTTGTGGATCCAGAGAGAGGTCTCCAATAAACCTGAGGGATTTAGCAGGAATATGGACTCTGCCTCTTCTTTAGCCAGATTGAGGAGTCCTGCAGTGAACTTCCTAAGGCTCCCAGGGCAGCAACTGGTTTTCCCGAGCAAAAGAAGGCAATGTGCAGGACCAACTCTGGGGGTCTCCTTCAACTTGGCCTGACGGCACTGTTGTCAGGAGGGCCCCTGGACTGAGAAGATACAGGAGCCCTTGCTCTCCTGGGACACGATGGAGTTATGAATATCCTTGCAAGGTCTGGCTGGTGGTCCTCTGAGGCAGTGACCATCACTGGCCGCCGGCTGGGATGAAGGCAAACGAGGCCCACAGCTGCTCACAGAAATGTACATCCCCTCCCAGGGCTGACTCAACCTCTACTCGTTTGCCCTTCGGCCTGTACAAGGCAAGTCCTGATTTCCTAAGACCCTCGCTTTCCTTAGTAGACCGCACTGCAGCTCCGAACCCCGGGATTAGGAGACGGGATTGGGCAGAGAGGGAGAGGTAGCTGGCAGTTTCTCGCTCCGATGAGCTAGGCTAGAGCCTCGCGCACTCAAGACTGGGTGTCTGGGGACAAAGGCGCAGAGACACGTAGACGTGGGAGTCCAGGGTTGCCCTCCTTGCCCCGGCACCCAAGGCGTGTGGTCCGGACCTGGCGTGGCAGGAAGCACCTTGCTCACCAGGTACTGTACGCCAGGACTTCCCCACCCGGGTGAGCACCCCTCTGCTAGTCGCCCGGGACC from the Budorcas taxicolor isolate Tak-1 chromosome 14, Takin1.1, whole genome shotgun sequence genome contains:
- the FOXH1 gene encoding forkhead box protein H1; this encodes MGPCSNPGLGLPKGDSPSQPPKRRKKRYLRHDKPPYTYLAMIALVIQAAPSRRLKLAQIIRQVQAAFPFFRDDYEGWKDSIRHNLSSNRCFRKVPKDPAKPQAKGNFWAVDVSLIPAEALRLQNTALCRRWQSRGARGAFAKDLGPYVLHGRPYQPPSPQLPPCEGFSIKSLLGDSGEGTPRSSPRRSGSERSGEGEVPAALPPCEKPLWPVCPLPRPIRAEGKTSQGENRKPSVLSPEPRAWPLHLVQGTPDPGVLSGGGHRASLWGQLPTSYLPIYTPNVVMPLAPLPPTSCPRCPPSTSTGYWGVAPETHGPTRLLWDLDALFQGVPPNKSIYDVWVSHPRDLATPSPGWLLSWYGL
- the KIFC2 gene encoding kinesin-like protein KIFC2; the protein is MRTGSAAGERGVGAGTRGGVKPGPLPPRAPMYAFYSLLIYIFYSLFRRDGGAAAAADAENPAQSARCKPGSRRRAYQPTAELWTELTGLVGSSEAEDGSGGGAERCPAEVSLEEALVRLAEFLSVQLGAEESFGTPPDLSKPGDVPPLLTVTGQLLALLAWIRSPRGRQALSQGTQPVSGVQHPPPAGSPLQEESPSLSQRGEAQGQQPPQLEEDQRAWQRLEQLILGQLEELKQQLEHQEEELGQLRLGVGATDSEKRVQHLTLENKALKQSLSLTRDLLLHWGPAPNTRAPQEEAEALLELRGRLQEAQDTTEALRVQLGVQEVQLQGLQGALRQLQQETEQNCRRELQQMRGQLAGLRARMASLRQGCGDLRGLVSTFTQSCQGSLSEAQGQVSWALGALSADGAGTQLAEVRQGPLPGCPGRLLELKGNIRVLCRLRPGTPSSLVSLEPGPGGTVTTCYRGHQRRFRLDWVFPPHASQEEVFRELESAVLSCLGGYSVCIFTYGQTGTGKTYSMEGPPEDPGIAPRALQSLFREMGTGGQHRVTLSMVEIYNEAVRDLLAPGPPQRLAVRQGPAGQGGIQVAGLTHWDVPNLESLHQMLSLGRSNRATAATAMNQRSSRSHALVTLTLRTASPSRGPGTAGTLHLVDLAGSERAWKAGAASSSQEDRDGAQRLREARTINRSLLALGGVMAALRARRPHVPFRDSQLTRLLQPALGPGATAVLLLQISTRPEDLGETVCSLKFAERVGRVELGPARPCRAPRSGTPSSLSTDTPLSGTPCTPTPSPGSPPSPGLDSGSSSALAPPEDLPS
- the TMEM276 gene encoding transmembrane protein 276 yields the protein MTPRPGGEWSSALSHLALGAVSLHAALSTAQANRGAAAGFLLQALAAAIMLASGLGTDEDCLAGAWVATVIGLPLLAFDFHWVNGDCSSANLLLGGGMVLAVAGDHLGAEGRSVAGQAVVLVVAVTILIVAVFTTNSYGMWGGVMLGAAGLLSRLEEDRLLLLLPKEDICRWALAGGSWAYHRALHTQRLQWE